A single genomic interval of Hafnia alvei harbors:
- the yfhb gene encoding phosphatidylglycerophosphatase C, which produces MTDSQSATKAQCVVFFDLDGTLHQQDMFGSFLRFMLWHMPQNLLLVIPLLPVIAFALIVQGRATRWPISLLLWAITFGHRESRLNALERQFVQVFKRDVVPFPVVMGRLKQYLSSQTAEVWLITGSPQRLVEQVYADEPFIHQVRMIGSRMVRRRGGWVLTLRCLGPEKVVQLEKELGKPLKLYSGYSDSQQDNPLLSFCEHRFRVSPTGELQQLE; this is translated from the coding sequence TTGACCGACAGCCAGTCAGCGACAAAAGCACAATGCGTGGTCTTTTTTGACCTTGATGGCACTCTGCATCAGCAAGATATGTTCGGCAGCTTTTTACGCTTTATGCTTTGGCATATGCCACAAAATCTGCTGTTAGTGATCCCTCTATTGCCGGTGATTGCTTTCGCTTTGATCGTTCAGGGAAGAGCAACGCGCTGGCCAATAAGCCTGCTGCTTTGGGCCATCACGTTTGGTCATCGAGAGTCGCGTTTGAATGCGCTTGAGCGCCAGTTTGTGCAGGTGTTTAAGCGTGATGTGGTGCCTTTTCCGGTTGTCATGGGGCGTTTGAAACAGTATTTAAGCAGCCAAACGGCAGAAGTATGGTTGATTACCGGTTCTCCTCAGCGCTTGGTTGAACAAGTCTATGCTGATGAACCTTTTATTCATCAGGTGCGCATGATCGGTAGCCGCATGGTGCGTCGCCGTGGTGGCTGGGTGCTGACGCTGCGTTGTTTAGGGCCGGAAAAAGTGGTGCAGCTAGAAAAGGAGCTGGGTAAGCCGCTTAAACTTTACAGTGGATACAGTGATAGCCAGCAAGATAACCCGCTATTGTCATTTTG